A DNA window from Hallerella porci contains the following coding sequences:
- a CDS encoding peptidylprolyl isomerase — MKKWMILFSLSVSSLFAAPELFESIAAIVDGKPIMRSEVMENLYQYQNSAEASGKSEKEQIAYVLDKLIDDKVLLSRVDRDSIKITDDEVDLRVTQHLQNLAARQNISMAVLERAIRAQLGMSMAQYRDNLAKQVREQMTIGRIRQRYVGGIKPTRKEVAAFYEHYKDSIPRQYNCMKLAHIALKIHPDTLVVDSVRQFAETLIDSLDHGMSWEILAKNHSQDSSAKKGGDIGYFQKGLLDPAYERAIKTVDNGAYTPNPVRTERGWNIIRVIGRKEDGVRTAMILLQMIPTAADTAKILHLADSLKSVLTTDSLFEDAAKKLSSDKETNFNGGNLGWVEKAEVDTAYVSIVSDLAVGEISDPFLAGDGYHLIRLEDMKQVRDYNLEEDYMKVEMFAINYMEDEKLRELVKKWREEVHIEIRLKD; from the coding sequence ATGAAAAAGTGGATGATTCTTTTTTCGCTCAGCGTTTCTTCGCTTTTTGCAGCTCCGGAACTTTTTGAATCGATCGCTGCGATTGTCGATGGCAAACCGATCATGCGTTCCGAAGTGATGGAAAATCTTTATCAATATCAAAATTCCGCAGAAGCTTCGGGCAAATCGGAAAAAGAACAGATTGCCTACGTGCTTGATAAATTGATTGACGATAAAGTTTTGCTTTCGCGTGTCGATCGCGATTCCATTAAAATTACAGATGACGAAGTCGATTTGCGCGTCACGCAACATTTGCAAAATTTAGCAGCGCGTCAAAATATCAGCATGGCAGTTCTCGAACGCGCGATTCGTGCACAGCTCGGAATGAGTATGGCGCAGTACCGCGATAATTTGGCAAAGCAAGTCCGCGAACAGATGACGATTGGACGCATTCGCCAGCGTTATGTCGGAGGAATTAAGCCGACCCGCAAAGAAGTCGCAGCCTTTTACGAACATTATAAAGATTCCATTCCGCGCCAATACAACTGCATGAAGCTTGCGCATATCGCACTCAAAATTCACCCCGATACTCTCGTCGTCGATTCGGTACGGCAATTTGCAGAAACTCTTATCGACTCGTTGGATCACGGGATGAGTTGGGAAATTCTCGCCAAAAATCATTCGCAAGATTCTTCGGCAAAGAAAGGCGGCGACATCGGTTACTTCCAAAAAGGCCTTTTGGATCCCGCTTATGAACGCGCGATTAAAACCGTAGACAATGGCGCTTACACACCAAATCCGGTGCGAACCGAACGCGGTTGGAATATTATCCGCGTCATTGGTCGTAAAGAAGACGGCGTGCGCACGGCGATGATTCTTTTGCAAATGATTCCGACTGCAGCCGATACCGCAAAAATTTTACATCTCGCGGATTCGTTAAAATCAGTTCTCACTACGGATTCTCTTTTTGAAGACGCTGCGAAAAAATTGAGCTCGGATAAAGAAACGAATTTCAACGGCGGCAATTTAGGCTGGGTCGAAAAAGCCGAAGTTGATACCGCTTATGTTTCCATCGTCTCGGATTTAGCAGTCGGAGAAATTTCGGATCCATTCCTCGCTGGCGATGGCTATCATTTAATTCGCCTCGAAGATATGAAGCAAGTCCGCGATTATAATTTGGAAGAAGATTACATGAAAGTGGAAATGTTCGCCATCAATTATATGGAAGATGAAAAGCTCCGCGAACTCGTCAAAAAATGGCGCGAAGAAGTGCACATTGAAATTCGATTGAAGGATTAA
- a CDS encoding 4'-phosphopantetheinyl transferase family protein: MTEQYELNTPFGKVFWCVLPVKNHLDEILKILSSATGMQLTRNDLRRTPEGRPEFPDSGLDANWTHSKDVCVLAYSFTAKVGVDIEKLRPRALRIAERFFAKEEVDLLLHQGIAPDEALRQFYRIWCRKEALFKCKGGSFFGEILSKNVLADKIDGAILQEIQLPLESPFAAVVAVASREH; the protein is encoded by the coding sequence ATGACAGAACAATATGAATTGAACACGCCATTTGGCAAAGTTTTCTGGTGCGTTTTACCGGTCAAAAATCATTTAGATGAAATTTTGAAAATTCTTTCGTCGGCGACGGGAATGCAATTAACGCGCAACGATTTGCGCAGAACTCCCGAAGGTCGCCCCGAATTTCCCGATTCTGGTTTGGATGCAAATTGGACGCACAGCAAAGATGTTTGCGTTCTCGCGTATTCGTTTACGGCAAAAGTCGGTGTTGATATTGAAAAATTGCGCCCGCGTGCGCTCCGCATTGCAGAACGTTTTTTTGCCAAAGAAGAAGTGGATTTGCTTTTGCATCAAGGGATTGCTCCCGATGAAGCGTTGCGTCAATTCTATCGCATTTGGTGCCGCAAAGAAGCGCTTTTCAAATGCAAAGGCGGATCTTTTTTCGGTGAAATTTTATCGAAGAATGTTCTCGCAGATAAAATTGACGGTGCGATTCTCCAAGAAATTCAGTTGCCGTTAGAATCGCCTTTTGCGGCAGTTGTTGCCGTTGCAAGTCGCGAGCATTAA
- a CDS encoding LlaJI family restriction endonuclease produces the protein MSLKDCCKCATNNQNDDDSFFVGIRFRKGNPEVQFPLGYFSDAELREISEENLRKEILTLFEILSDATLIKNDENSEINFENLNEENETFPFQAYRNVLQNFLEFGYYKEREVIYKQGAHGKIHWGRTIKMTRPIVSGKNLIYLKPIARKVSYNENELITQIHKFCVHDAFEKIGFLYSISETENSYLTFDEELFTAVLNEKISKTFNDRDLQLFYDLQKIVAYLAGKFKSGKMQTDFTFGVKKFHTIWENLIDKILGNLNVGEDKSEFNPNCGWELENKQKYNENKKYAMRPDTLMRYQNENGNYLFIVDSKFYQYGFTQNTNDLPSSGSITKQIAYAKFAEIHHKVKCENPNDAGNRIYNIFILPYNANDDYFANFSKENFQNSFYKIKSIGYAKTDWVNLDERPYHKIYSFLFDLKAVMHRYQKSEETQKEIAENVIKLG, from the coding sequence ATGTCGCTGAAAGATTGTTGCAAATGCGCTACGAATAATCAAAATGACGACGATTCTTTTTTCGTCGGCATTCGCTTTCGTAAAGGAAATCCGGAAGTTCAATTTCCGCTTGGTTACTTTTCCGATGCAGAATTGCGTGAAATTTCCGAAGAAAATCTACGCAAAGAAATTCTAACGCTTTTCGAAATTTTAAGCGATGCAACGCTTATAAAAAATGACGAAAATTCTGAAATCAATTTCGAAAATTTAAACGAAGAAAATGAGACTTTTCCGTTTCAAGCTTATCGCAATGTGCTGCAAAATTTTTTGGAATTTGGTTATTACAAAGAACGCGAAGTCATTTACAAACAAGGCGCACACGGAAAAATTCATTGGGGGCGAACTATCAAAATGACTCGCCCCATCGTTTCAGGGAAAAATCTGATTTACTTAAAACCGATTGCTCGCAAAGTAAGCTATAACGAAAATGAACTCATCACACAAATTCACAAATTCTGCGTTCACGATGCGTTTGAAAAAATTGGATTTTTATACAGCATCAGCGAGACCGAGAACTCCTATTTGACTTTTGACGAAGAATTATTTACCGCGGTTTTGAATGAAAAAATTTCAAAAACATTTAACGACCGCGATTTGCAACTCTTTTACGATTTGCAAAAAATCGTTGCGTATTTAGCGGGGAAATTTAAAAGCGGAAAGATGCAAACGGATTTTACTTTTGGCGTGAAAAAATTCCACACGATTTGGGAAAATTTAATCGATAAAATTTTGGGGAACTTAAACGTCGGCGAAGATAAAAGTGAATTTAATCCAAATTGCGGTTGGGAATTAGAAAATAAACAAAAGTATAACGAAAATAAAAAATACGCAATGCGCCCCGACACGTTAATGCGTTATCAAAATGAAAATGGCAACTATCTTTTTATCGTGGATTCAAAATTTTATCAATACGGCTTTACGCAAAACACAAATGATTTACCTTCATCGGGTTCTATCACAAAGCAGATTGCCTACGCCAAATTTGCAGAAATTCATCACAAAGTAAAATGCGAAAATCCAAACGATGCCGGCAATCGCATTTACAATATTTTCATTTTACCCTACAACGCAAACGACGATTATTTTGCCAATTTTTCAAAGGAAAATTTTCAAAATTCATTTTACAAAATCAAATCCATCGGTTACGCCAAAACGGATTGGGTGAATTTAGACGAACGCCCCTATCACAAAATTTATAGTTTTCTATTTGACTTAAAAGCCGTTATGCATCGCTATCAAAAATCCGAAGAAACGCAAAAAGAAATCGCAGAAAATGTGATAAAGCTCGGGTAA
- the ftsE gene encoding cell division ATP-binding protein FtsE: MIRFLHVTKTYEDNWKALSDVTLRIGQGEFVFLTGHSGAGKSTLLKLIYMDERPNDFHGGEVMIQFKPNLVFDSKTATEKQVQELRRHIGIVFQDFKLLPDRNVFENVALALRITGTPAKQLNAKVFDALALVGISQKRLAMPYTLSGGEQQRVAIARAMVHNPYLILADEPTGNLDPENANEVFKIFKEINARGTTVLMATHNPDFYMNSPFRRLMLSHGVLLNRDVL; the protein is encoded by the coding sequence ATGATTCGTTTTTTGCATGTCACGAAAACTTATGAAGATAATTGGAAAGCGCTTTCCGATGTGACCTTGCGCATTGGGCAAGGCGAATTTGTTTTTTTGACAGGGCACAGCGGCGCCGGGAAATCGACTCTTTTAAAATTGATTTATATGGATGAACGTCCCAATGATTTTCACGGTGGCGAAGTCATGATTCAATTTAAACCGAATTTGGTTTTTGATTCGAAAACGGCGACAGAAAAACAAGTGCAAGAATTGCGTAGGCACATCGGCATTGTCTTCCAAGATTTTAAGCTGCTTCCCGATCGCAATGTTTTTGAAAATGTCGCATTAGCGCTGCGGATTACAGGAACGCCGGCGAAGCAACTCAACGCAAAAGTCTTTGATGCGCTCGCACTCGTGGGCATTAGCCAAAAACGTTTAGCGATGCCTTACACTCTTTCGGGCGGTGAACAGCAACGCGTCGCCATTGCCCGTGCGATGGTGCACAATCCGTATTTGATTTTAGCCGATGAACCGACGGGAAATTTGGACCCCGAAAATGCGAATGAAGTTTTTAAAATCTTCAAAGAAATCAACGCCCGCGGAACAACGGTTTTAATGGCAACTCACAATCCGGACTTTTATATGAATAGTCCTTTCCGCCGTTTAATGCTCAGCCACGGCGTTTTGTTAAATCGAGATGTTTTGTAA
- a CDS encoding DUF6175 family protein codes for MKKIHLAICGSSLFFLFACASQPKYQEVDVSKKSPSEQTALAEDSLHAVGESYQLTAAKQTRAQAAAPAPKKMELPKPTLIVIPAGTHNLNEALQNLADIEFAQDAENAINNYLTDKRYNVVALESAANTNEILSVQSILSPQNEDLSYVTGLSFGADICIKFNFNIHRKQILANLSAYESASGRLLGTQSSTVNDNGTNKAELVASAVHKALPSLLKKIDAYWKENISLGVPYKIILQLASTSETDENFHQITTQLKEAFVKIKANSVTETSVDLTVYTDPKKMESIYSVYAELQKIFSENYAVKKINVTQRLLILELNEKQAAVESAESAPTEAVSNDSVPNSESVPANANSEVAP; via the coding sequence ATGAAAAAAATTCATCTTGCTATTTGCGGTTCTTCTCTCTTTTTCCTTTTTGCTTGCGCTTCGCAGCCCAAGTATCAAGAAGTGGATGTTTCGAAAAAAAGTCCGAGTGAACAAACTGCTCTTGCAGAAGATTCTCTGCATGCGGTGGGGGAAAGTTACCAGCTGACTGCGGCGAAACAAACGCGCGCTCAAGCAGCGGCGCCGGCACCGAAAAAAATGGAACTTCCCAAGCCGACTTTGATTGTGATTCCGGCGGGAACGCACAACTTGAACGAAGCGCTTCAAAATTTAGCAGACATCGAATTTGCGCAAGATGCGGAAAATGCGATTAACAATTATTTGACAGATAAACGCTATAATGTTGTCGCTTTGGAATCGGCGGCAAATACAAATGAAATTCTTTCGGTGCAAAGCATTCTTTCGCCGCAAAACGAAGATCTTTCTTATGTCACCGGACTTTCTTTTGGCGCAGACATTTGCATTAAGTTTAATTTCAACATTCATCGTAAACAAATTCTCGCGAATTTAAGCGCTTACGAATCGGCATCGGGACGTTTACTCGGTACGCAATCTTCGACGGTAAACGATAACGGCACGAATAAAGCGGAACTCGTCGCCAGTGCGGTGCACAAAGCGCTCCCGAGTCTCTTGAAAAAAATTGACGCTTATTGGAAAGAAAATATTTCACTCGGCGTTCCTTATAAAATCATTTTGCAACTGGCGAGTACGAGCGAAACCGATGAAAATTTCCATCAAATTACGACGCAGTTAAAAGAAGCTTTTGTCAAAATCAAAGCGAATTCGGTGACGGAAACTTCTGTTGATTTGACTGTCTATACCGATCCGAAAAAAATGGAAAGCATTTACAGCGTTTATGCAGAATTGCAAAAAATTTTCAGCGAAAATTATGCGGTCAAAAAAATCAATGTCACGCAGCGTTTGTTGATTTTAGAATTGAATGAAAAGCAAGCTGCCGTGGAGTCCGCAGAAAGTGCTCCGACCGAAGCCGTTTCGAATGATTCCGTTCCTAATAGCGAATCGGTTCCGGCGAATGCAAATTCGGAAGTTGCTCCTTGA
- a CDS encoding CdaR family protein, producing MKHLGLKIVACIFGIALWFYVISARVTTVDIQAPLIFARLPENLAIASRPASHITVTVRGTAIDLIRLKSANENAARIVVDLHDANLGLERILLSEENFMAPDFPKVHYESANQIAALEIEIDTRISRTIPVHFKGSFSAKDGYTIIGEPTPSPDTITISGAREALMRIFEIQTEEISRQNLDSNLKFSVPLDFSKFPPYVFPSDSVTTIPVVVQQLSRKSFEHIPVRLIGQYDHSLYSLEPAETTIEISGGTGVLSQLSKDDILLLIEFNRFAIEDADSLTPTVRINGEIKNFQMHPEKFYLKKKLPEIPENPAELMAKDSAKSVLENAK from the coding sequence ATGAAGCATCTTGGACTTAAAATCGTTGCGTGCATTTTTGGAATTGCGCTGTGGTTCTATGTCATCTCGGCGCGGGTGACGACCGTGGACATACAAGCTCCGCTGATCTTTGCGCGGTTGCCAGAAAATCTTGCCATCGCCTCGCGTCCTGCGTCGCATATTACCGTTACAGTGCGCGGTACTGCTATCGATTTGATTCGTTTAAAAAGTGCAAACGAAAATGCAGCGCGGATCGTCGTCGATTTACACGATGCGAATTTAGGGCTTGAACGCATTTTACTTTCCGAAGAAAATTTTATGGCGCCTGATTTTCCGAAGGTGCATTACGAATCGGCAAATCAAATCGCCGCTCTCGAAATTGAAATTGACACGCGCATTTCGCGGACAATTCCCGTTCATTTCAAAGGTTCTTTTAGCGCCAAAGACGGCTACACAATTATCGGGGAACCGACGCCTTCGCCGGATACCATTACGATTTCCGGTGCTCGCGAAGCGTTAATGCGAATTTTTGAAATTCAAACCGAAGAAATTTCTCGGCAAAATTTGGATTCAAATTTAAAATTCAGCGTGCCTCTCGATTTCTCAAAATTTCCGCCTTATGTTTTTCCGAGCGATAGCGTAACCACGATTCCTGTTGTCGTGCAACAACTTTCGCGCAAATCGTTTGAACATATTCCGGTGCGCCTTATCGGACAATACGATCATTCGCTTTATAGCCTTGAACCCGCAGAAACGACCATTGAAATTTCGGGCGGAACGGGCGTGCTCTCGCAACTTTCCAAAGACGATATTTTACTCTTAATCGAATTTAACCGTTTTGCGATTGAAGACGCAGATAGTTTAACGCCGACCGTGCGCATTAACGGCGAAATTAAAAACTTCCAAATGCATCCGGAAAAATTTTATTTAAAGAAAAAGCTTCCTGAAATTCCGGAAAATCCCGCAGAATTGATGGCGAAAGATTCTGCAAAATCTGTTTTGGAGAATGCAAAATGA
- the tsaD gene encoding tRNA (adenosine(37)-N6)-threonylcarbamoyltransferase complex transferase subunit TsaD: MIWLGIESSCDETACAILRDDPLEILSNPLYSQIQEHALYGGVVPEVAARAHLEKITTICQEAISEAKISLSDIDAIAFTRGPGLMGPLLVGASFARGLARDLGIPAYGINHLEGHLSAAWLTEPDLEPPYLTLTVSGGHTELVLEEPGFRYTLLGRTRDDAAGEAFDKSGILIGLKYPAGAAIGKLAAGKNRKFHHFPRALQSEDNGEFSFSGLKTAVRRYVESNTPEFIQENLGDIAASLEDAIVDSLVAKTIWALKKTGMKTLIVGGGVSANHLLRERLGKYCESHGIRLAFPTLYNSTDNGAMIAAAAIRRARVGMLPETSTEVKPWLPLAL, translated from the coding sequence ATGATTTGGCTTGGCATTGAATCGAGCTGCGATGAAACCGCTTGCGCCATTTTGCGCGACGATCCTTTGGAAATTCTTTCCAATCCGCTTTATAGTCAAATTCAAGAACACGCTCTTTACGGCGGCGTTGTTCCCGAAGTCGCTGCCCGCGCGCACTTAGAAAAAATTACGACGATTTGCCAAGAAGCGATTTCCGAAGCGAAAATTTCTCTTTCCGATATCGATGCGATTGCTTTTACGCGTGGCCCCGGACTCATGGGACCGTTACTTGTCGGCGCGAGTTTTGCGCGCGGACTTGCCCGCGATTTAGGAATTCCCGCTTACGGAATCAATCACTTGGAAGGGCATCTTTCGGCAGCGTGGCTTACGGAACCGGATTTGGAACCGCCGTATTTGACTCTTACGGTTTCTGGCGGACACACGGAACTTGTTTTAGAAGAACCGGGATTTCGTTACACTCTTCTCGGTCGCACGCGCGATGACGCTGCTGGCGAAGCATTTGACAAAAGCGGAATTCTCATCGGATTAAAATATCCTGCGGGTGCTGCAATCGGTAAATTAGCCGCCGGAAAAAATCGGAAATTTCATCATTTTCCGCGGGCGCTTCAAAGTGAAGACAATGGCGAATTTTCGTTCAGCGGACTCAAAACGGCTGTTCGTCGCTACGTGGAATCAAACACGCCAGAATTCATTCAAGAAAATCTCGGCGATATCGCAGCCTCTCTCGAAGACGCCATTGTGGACAGTCTCGTTGCCAAAACGATTTGGGCGCTGAAAAAGACCGGAATGAAAACGTTAATCGTCGGCGGGGGAGTTTCGGCAAATCATCTTTTGCGCGAACGCCTCGGCAAGTATTGCGAATCGCACGGAATCCGTTTAGCGTTCCCGACTCTTTACAACAGCACCGATAACGGAGCGATGATCGCAGCTGCGGCCATTCGCCGCGCCCGCGTAGGAATGCTTCCCGAAACCTCAACCGAAGTCAAACCGTGGCTTCCTCTTGCGCTATGA
- a CDS encoding DUF6941 family protein, protein MKVEVAAICDAATDQSGKLNMLGVFDYIEAELPIVIPRCSVVFRIRYTRSEIAEHHITVSIQNPFEHSELMPPIESKVNFLPVPDGMDSAAVNLILNLNRMRIAQGGKYLLRLRVDEIVVDTALPIYIHDLTPKEPNPLMN, encoded by the coding sequence ATGAAAGTCGAAGTCGCAGCCATCTGTGATGCCGCAACCGATCAAAGCGGCAAGCTGAATATGCTCGGCGTCTTTGATTACATCGAAGCGGAATTGCCGATTGTAATTCCGCGTTGCTCCGTTGTATTTCGCATTCGTTACACGCGTTCCGAAATTGCGGAACATCATATTACCGTGAGTATTCAAAATCCGTTTGAACATTCGGAATTGATGCCGCCGATCGAAAGCAAAGTCAATTTTCTTCCGGTCCCCGATGGCATGGACTCCGCAGCGGTAAATCTCATTTTGAATTTGAATCGGATGCGGATTGCGCAAGGCGGAAAATATTTGCTGCGTTTACGCGTAGACGAAATCGTCGTCGATACAGCGCTCCCGATTTACATTCACGATTTAACGCCGAAAGAACCGAATCCGTTAATGAATTAA
- a CDS encoding TPM domain-containing protein, which produces MMRIIYLLLAFAVSLFAFAPSASPVDDRAGFFSEKERATFEEFTRELYSRTGFSLYLFTADKEIAQVKSLADSLCESGATEDSLRAVIVIDGSTHSRAFAISPAAKKFLSDETAERLSQKFLLPEFRKDRYGYGILVFSAEIAKYIARLNDVRLTTPLPRPSKDGIPPIAWFLIFAVVASVVIAYAYFVRQSKRAKRRERSRDFGGFPHSRFDSGFGR; this is translated from the coding sequence ATGATGCGCATTATTTATTTGCTTCTCGCTTTTGCGGTTTCGCTTTTTGCGTTTGCGCCAAGCGCTTCGCCCGTAGATGATCGCGCAGGATTTTTTTCCGAAAAAGAACGCGCAACTTTCGAAGAATTTACACGCGAACTTTATTCTCGCACCGGATTCTCGCTTTATTTATTTACCGCCGACAAAGAAATTGCGCAAGTCAAATCTCTCGCGGATTCACTTTGTGAAAGCGGTGCTACCGAAGATTCTCTGCGGGCGGTAATCGTCATCGACGGCTCCACGCATTCGCGCGCCTTTGCCATTTCACCGGCGGCGAAAAAATTTCTTTCGGACGAAACAGCCGAACGCCTTTCGCAAAAATTTTTACTTCCCGAATTTCGCAAAGATCGTTATGGCTATGGCATTCTCGTCTTCTCTGCAGAAATTGCCAAATACATTGCACGCTTAAATGATGTGCGTTTGACGACTCCGCTTCCGCGGCCGAGCAAAGATGGAATTCCTCCGATTGCGTGGTTTTTAATTTTCGCAGTCGTCGCTTCGGTTGTCATCGCTTACGCTTACTTTGTGCGTCAAAGTAAGCGTGCAAAACGTCGCGAGCGCAGCCGCGATTTCGGCGGTTTTCCGCATTCAAGATTTGACTCCGGTTTTGGGAGATAA